In candidate division KSB1 bacterium, the DNA window GGTGAAAAACTATAACTGTAAGGGAGACAATTATGAAGCACAAAATACTAATCACTGCAGTTTTTGTTATGTTTTTTTCTGTAGAATTACTATTTGCGCAAAACCCAGTTCAAGATAAACTCAAGAACACAACCTATACAATACAGGATACTACCCAGGCTGTTGCTTATTTCAACAAAGCGATAGAACTAAGCAATGCAGCCCAATATGACAGTTCCAATGCTTTATTTGAAAAAGCCAGGGTGATTTACAAGGAGATGAGTGACCAGTTTGATATAAATACAATTTGGATAAAAAATCTACAGTGCTTTAATCGTATAGGGAATAATTTTCGAAAACAAGGAAAGTATCGACTTGCCCTGAATAATTTAAAGCAAGGGTTAGAAGGATTGGAAAAATTTGAAGGGGATCATAATGTTATTGCAATGAGTTTTAATATTATTGGAGCAGTTCACCTACAAAATGGCAATTATAATTGGGCAATAGAAAATCTTCAAAAGTCATTATCGATCAGGCTTCGATTATTCGGTGAAGAGCATTCTCAGGTTGCCGGTAGCTACCATAATATAGGAGCTCTTTATCGTGATAAAGGTGATTATGATCGTGCGCTTGAATACAACGAAAAGTCCTTGTTGATAAACCTTCAATTACGGGGTGAGGAAGATCGTTGGGTTGCTAACAACTATAATAACATTGGGAGCGTTTATAGGCATAAGGGTGATTTTGATCGGGCGTTGGAATACTATACAAAAGCGCTATCGATCAGACTTCGATTATTGGATGAGGAGCATGATGAGGTTGCTAACAGCTATAATAGCATTGGAACAGCTTACCAAAGTAAAGGGAATTATGATAAAGCCTTAGAATATTTCAAAAAAAACTTATCAATTGTTCTTCGATTATACGGTAATGAACATCCCTTAGTTGCCAGTGGCTACAGTAATATCGGAACTATTTACTATAATAAAGGCGAATATGATCGAGCGCTGGAATACCACAATAAATTTTTATTAATAAATCGTCTTATACTGGGTGAAGAACACCCTGATGTTGGCACAGCCTATATTAACATAGGTGAAGATTATCGATTGAAAGGCATTTTCGATCAAGCGTTAAAATATTTCCGAAAAGCTTTGGCAGTATATCTTAAAGCTCTAGGCGCCCACCATCCAAAAGTTGCAAACGATTATTTAGGACTGGCCGAGGTTTATTTTCAGAAGGATGATTTTAGCAACGCATTAAGGTATTGCCAAAAGTCACTCATTTCACTGGCCCCCGGATTTACTGATCAGTCCATATACCGCAATCCACCTTTAGAAAACCTAAGTTCTGAAATCGGTTTACTCAACGCATTAAAATTAAAAGCAGAAATTTTAACTCGTATGTCTGGCAAGACCGGGAAAAAAGATCTGGAGACGGCTTTCTCAACCTACCAGCTAGCGGCAGATCTTATCGATAAGATACGAACGGGCTACAAGGCCGAAGGCTCTAAGTTGCTATTAGGCGAAAACGTTGTAGAAATCTATGACCAAGCCATTGGCAGCGCCATAAAACTGAACCAAATTACAGGAAAAAAGTCTTATAAAGAAAGCGCTTTCTTTTTCGCTGAAAAAGGTAAAGCCAGTGTGTTGAGCCATGCTCTGCAGGAAACTCAGGCCAAATCCTTCGCCGGTATACCGAACACCCTATTGGAAAAAGAAAAACAACTAAAAATCGACCTGGCTTTCTACGACACACAAATTGAGAAAGAGCGCCAGAAAAAAGAAGGCCAGGATGAAGCCAAAATCCAGGATTTCGAAGGTAGGTATTTTTCATTAAAGACAGAGTACGAATCGTTAATTGAAGAATTGGAGACGACCTACCCGAAATATTATGAATTGAAATACCAGACCCAATCCGTGTCGATACCTGAACTGCAAGAAGTATTGGATTCCCAAACAACTGTAGTGGAATATTTCACAGGCGAAAAATCCATCACTATTTTTACCGTTGCTAAACATCACTTTGAAGTCACAACGGTTGCAAAGGACAGCCTATTTGAAACGTTGATTAAGCAGTTACGCACTGGCATAACAAAACACGATTATGAGCTTTATGCGAAGAGTGCATACAGGTTGTACCAGTTTCTCATCCAGCCTGTAGTAGGCCATCTTACAACCAGGAGCTTGATAATCATTCCAGATCATGTTGTTGCCAATGTCCCGTTTGAGGCCTTGCTTACTGAGGATGGAGCCGATGTAAAGAGCATAGATTATACCAGCCTGCCTTATTTATTGAGAGAATACCAGGTAAGTTATGCCTATTCAGCCAATCTATTGTTGGATCTGCTGAATCGAAGCCAGCCTGATCCTCCCAGGGATTACCTGGCATTTGCCCCGGTTTTTCCGAACGGAATCAGTAGCGGTTCACGAGCAGCAGATTTGCTACAAGCAAATCATGATCTTGATTCAACCCGAACTGCTCGTACCCATCTACCTGCTTCTCGGGATGAAGTTCTGGGTATACAACAGTTGTTTCGCCAGAGCTATGGTATCATAGACCGGCTGTATGACTGGTTGTTTGGTGATAAGTCCCGAGTCTATCTTGAAAATCAGGCAAGCGAAGAGAATCTGAAAAACACTGATTTGAAGGAATATCGCTATGTTCATTTTGCCACCCATGGTTTTGCCAATGAAACGACCCCCGAGCTATCCGGGCTGCTGTTGGCACAGGACACCACCTCAACTGAGGATGATGTGCTTTTTCTAGGAGAAGTGTATAACCTGGAATTGAATGCAGACCTGGTGACCTTAAGCGCCTGCGAGAGCGGGATCGGCAAGACTATCAAAGGAGAAGGATTAATGAGTCTCAGTCGTGGCTTTTTATATGCCGGAGCGAAGAATCTGTTGGTTTCACTGTGGAAGGCAGATGACAGGGCTACTTGTGACTTAATGCTGGCATTTTATGAGGAGATGCTGAAAGGCAAACCAAAGGCGCAAGCGCTCAGGGAAGCAAAACTCCGTTTGATTGGAAATCAATCCCGCTCTGCTTGGGATTACGCCGATCCATCAAGTTGGGCTCCGTTTATCCTGGTTGGTAAATGATGAGGAAGTTAATATTGCAGATTACATAAACAACCTGCCACAAGGCCGTATTGTTCTGGTCGGAATACTTGACGAAGGCAGTAACAAAATGAACGAAGTGGCCTACCTGGCCCTGGAAAGCTTGGGCAGCGGGCAATGCCGTAATATCGGTTCTCGGGATTCTCACGCGTTTATCGGGTGTAAAAGGAGCACAGCCAGGCACGGTAATTGAAATTCATGCGCCGCAATATTCCTGCCCGGCTACTGTTGAAGTGCACATTGTGGATGTAAGGGTTCAATCAGCAGCCTTCCTTTCATTTGGAAAGTCAATAGCAATATTTACTCTTAATTACCTTCTTCTATATTAGAGTATATTGTTGAATCTCCAATGAAGAATTAGTATTGTTCAACATTCTCCGAGAAAAAATATTACCCATAAGTATAAGTATAAGTATAAGTAGAAAAATAAATAAATATTAGAAAGATTAACAATGAGCAATGAAGACTTACGAAATCACCTGGTTGATCTATTAAAAAGCAAAGATGCTCACGTGGATTTTGAGACAACCATAGCCAATTTTCCAATTGATGAAATTAACACCCGAATACCCAACATCCCTTACACGCCCTACCAGGTTGTGGAACATATGCGCCTGGCGCAATGGGACATCCTGGAGTTTTCCAGAAATCCAAACTACATTCCGCTTAAATTTCCTGAAGGTTATTGGCCAGGGAAGGAGTTCACGGCAAACGAGAATGACTGGAACAAAAGTCTAGAAGCTTTCCGTGAAGATTTACAGCAATTGATTAATCTTGTCAAGGATGAGTCGACTGATCTTTTTACGCCGATTCCCCATGGCAGTGGCCAGACAATCCTGCGAGAAATCTTACTTACGGCCGATCACAATGCCTATCATTTGGGCCAGCTGGTTTTGATGCGACGCAGCTTAGGTGTTTGGAAGAATTGATTCTTTTGGTTTTAACGTCTACAATAATTAAATTGTCAGGCGAAAACGAAGAAAATCCATATGAATAGTATTAAAGAGTCATCGCCATTTTCCTGGTCCCGGTTTAGATCCCATTTTTCTGTAGCGCCTATAGAAATCAGGGTCTATGCCGTATTTATCACGCTTGTTAGCTTGATTGCAAATGGTCTTTACTGGATCGCAGCGAACGAATTAACTGAAACCATATTCATTTATTTGACAGGATCGACTAGTATGGGCTATTTATTTAGTCTCTATTGGGTGGGTTATTTGATTTATACAAAAGACGATAAATCGCGTATCATTCTTATATTTTTGTTAGCCGTGGTCATTGTTTTCTTTATTTTTCAGCACATCAAAAGGGGCGACATTTATATTGACAATTGGTCTTCGAGAGAAAATCTCTTTCTATTGATTTGGAATCTGCTCATTCCATTGGTTTGGATTGGCGTGTTTCTCTCTCCACGTATTAAGAGGTTTTGTCATAAGGCAGAATGAATTTGGTAAGAAGCCGGAGTAGGAATATTCATTGATTTTTTAATAAGAGGAGTCATGATAAATTACAATAAATCTCTGATCATCGGGTTGTTATCAGGATTCTTAATAATTGGTGATGTTGCAGCTTTGCAATCCGGTTACCTGGCGTTGTTGGCGCAATATTCGGATGTTACAGGAATAAACGCTCCACGTTTGGGGGCGCAAACAGTTTCCCACACGACAGCATTTGCGAAAGACCAGGAAATTGTAAGGGGTCAGGTGAGGACGGTTGATTACGTAAGATCATTAATACACGGACCAATGACACGCTGGTTGCATATGTTTTATGAAATGTCAAGAGATGCAATAGGGACACGTACTGAAAATATATATATAGAAAAATATGGTGGCTTTGTGAATGTTTCCAAAAAGCAACTTCCTGAAAAAGTATTTATGGAAGTATTTGGTGCTTCCGGGCCGGCAGAGGATGCCTCACGAGTACAACAGAGATTCCAGGCTATCTCCACTGCTATTCAGATAAACCAGTTATCTGTTCAACAGGGAGGTCAGCCGCTTAATTATGACGCAATAGTAAGAGATTTATTAAAACAAGGGGGTATAAGTGATGTCGACGCATTCATTCCTGAAGGAACTCAGGGCGGACCCGAGATTCCCGGAGCTGCTGGAGGACCTGAAGCTTTTAACGCCCTCCCCGCCATTCTACAGGGCCTCCAACGAGGAGGATAATGATAAACAGGTTTCTAACTGGATTTTTAATTCGGGAAGGATATTTCAGGGTAACACTATCCTGAATTTTTTTATTGGTGAAACGGAGGATACCCAATGACAAACGAAGAGCAAGCTGTGGTTGAGCAGCCCGACGAACAGGCCGAGCCTGTATCCGAGGACGCGAACGCACAGGATCTGGAATCTCTATTAGCAGAGTATTCCAAAACTGGTGAAGCTGAAGAGAAAAAAGAAGAACCGGAAACAGTAACGTCAACAACAGACCTAAGAAAAGAATTAGCTGAAATAAGTTCTATTAAAAGGATGCTTGTTGAAGATCGTGAAAGAGAAGCCCGTAATATGGCCAAAACAGAATTAAATCAAACTGTGAAGTCTATTAAGGGCGATCTTAGTATTCCTGATGATCACATTAAGGCATTTCTTGATGTTAAATCCAGGAATGATCCACGATTGGAAAGAGCGTATCTGGCTAAAGACCAGAAGCCCGAGCAATGGAGTGCTATTGAAACTAAACTTCGTACAGAACTGCAAAATTTTGTTGAAAGTCTTGTGAGTAAAGACGCGACTGAAACCAGGGAAGCTATTGCATCTTCAGTTTTGAATGCAAAATCAACAATCCCTAATTCTAGTTCTATTGATCTCAGTAAAATGAGTGATCTGGAATTCGAAGCCTTTAAGAAAAAACAATTTAAAAGAGAGGGATTATAACATAAAGGAGAGATCTTATGACTCTATCTGCTACTAATACGGAAGTCCAACTTCCTGTTAATGCGATCTTTGAGCAGACCTTTTTGCGTCAAGCTACACCGCTTGCTCCATACTTTACAGGCACAATGCCTACGGCTTTGGACAAACAAGGTGGCTCTGCTACGGCTAAGTGGCGCAGAACCGATGCTCTATCACCCTCAACCACGCCTCTCAGCGAACAAACGGGTAACGAGGCTTTCTTCGGAGGCCGTGCAGCTGTTGCAACTGCACAAACAGATGTAACTGCTGCTGTCCAAAAATTCGGGCAGGTAATCGCTCTGACTGAGGAGGTTGAACACTTCAATCCTGCCGGTCAGGTTGATTCTATCGTTCGTTCTTTGGCTATTGCTGCCGGTCGGTCTTTGAACCAACTACAGCGTAATGTGGCTGAAGACAACCTTACTAAAGTCTTTGCTGCTGGGGCGGCATCAACGGGAGCTGTTGTAAGCAAGATTACTCTTGCCTCAATCAACAGTGTTGTTAACACGCTTGAGCGTAATAACACATTGCCGTTTATGCCAATGTCAACGGGCGACTTGAATACAGGTACGACTCCTATCCTGCCTGCATTTTGGGGATTAACACACCCTGATGTTGCCCAAGACATTAAAGATTTGGCTGGGTTTAAGTCTATTGAGACTTATTCC includes these proteins:
- a CDS encoding CHAT domain-containing protein gives rise to the protein MKHKILITAVFVMFFSVELLFAQNPVQDKLKNTTYTIQDTTQAVAYFNKAIELSNAAQYDSSNALFEKARVIYKEMSDQFDINTIWIKNLQCFNRIGNNFRKQGKYRLALNNLKQGLEGLEKFEGDHNVIAMSFNIIGAVHLQNGNYNWAIENLQKSLSIRLRLFGEEHSQVAGSYHNIGALYRDKGDYDRALEYNEKSLLINLQLRGEEDRWVANNYNNIGSVYRHKGDFDRALEYYTKALSIRLRLLDEEHDEVANSYNSIGTAYQSKGNYDKALEYFKKNLSIVLRLYGNEHPLVASGYSNIGTIYYNKGEYDRALEYHNKFLLINRLILGEEHPDVGTAYINIGEDYRLKGIFDQALKYFRKALAVYLKALGAHHPKVANDYLGLAEVYFQKDDFSNALRYCQKSLISLAPGFTDQSIYRNPPLENLSSEIGLLNALKLKAEILTRMSGKTGKKDLETAFSTYQLAADLIDKIRTGYKAEGSKLLLGENVVEIYDQAIGSAIKLNQITGKKSYKESAFFFAEKGKASVLSHALQETQAKSFAGIPNTLLEKEKQLKIDLAFYDTQIEKERQKKEGQDEAKIQDFEGRYFSLKTEYESLIEELETTYPKYYELKYQTQSVSIPELQEVLDSQTTVVEYFTGEKSITIFTVAKHHFEVTTVAKDSLFETLIKQLRTGITKHDYELYAKSAYRLYQFLIQPVVGHLTTRSLIIIPDHVVANVPFEALLTEDGADVKSIDYTSLPYLLREYQVSYAYSANLLLDLLNRSQPDPPRDYLAFAPVFPNGISSGSRAADLLQANHDLDSTRTARTHLPASRDEVLGIQQLFRQSYGIIDRLYDWLFGDKSRVYLENQASEENLKNTDLKEYRYVHFATHGFANETTPELSGLLLAQDTTSTEDDVLFLGEVYNLELNADLVTLSACESGIGKTIKGEGLMSLSRGFLYAGAKNLLVSLWKADDRATCDLMLAFYEEMLKGKPKAQALREAKLRLIGNQSRSAWDYADPSSWAPFILVGK
- a CDS encoding DinB family protein, producing MSNEDLRNHLVDLLKSKDAHVDFETTIANFPIDEINTRIPNIPYTPYQVVEHMRLAQWDILEFSRNPNYIPLKFPEGYWPGKEFTANENDWNKSLEAFREDLQQLINLVKDESTDLFTPIPHGSGQTILREILLTADHNAYHLGQLVLMRRSLGVWKN
- a CDS encoding N4-gp56 family major capsid protein, with amino-acid sequence MTLSATNTEVQLPVNAIFEQTFLRQATPLAPYFTGTMPTALDKQGGSATAKWRRTDALSPSTTPLSEQTGNEAFFGGRAAVATAQTDVTAAVQKFGQVIALTEEVEHFNPAGQVDSIVRSLAIAAGRSLNQLQRNVAEDNLTKVFAAGAASTGAVVSKITLASINSVVNTLERNNTLPFMPMSTGDLNTGTTPILPAFWGLTHPDVAQDIKDLAGFKSIETYS